The Nocardia arthritidis genome has a window encoding:
- a CDS encoding TetR/AcrR family transcriptional regulator, whose protein sequence is MARAPIGRQQLLDAARDELVRGNGVMELAALTRHAGLSTGALYHHFGSKSGLLAVIYDDFYNGFLHAIADSHLPADADWATRERERTRRSVAYHCADPLAPILLNRPTLDPQLVELESSYIQTIIANAAANIRNGQALGELSADLDPDSTGAYIIGGFRHGIAHQLRITPTPTPDQVTERLWRLIAATLEIT, encoded by the coding sequence ATGGCACGCGCCCCGATCGGACGTCAACAACTTCTCGACGCCGCCCGCGACGAGCTGGTCCGCGGCAACGGCGTGATGGAACTCGCCGCGCTCACCCGCCACGCCGGACTCAGCACCGGTGCGCTCTACCACCACTTCGGCTCGAAAAGCGGTCTGCTAGCGGTGATCTACGACGATTTCTACAACGGATTTCTGCACGCCATCGCCGATTCCCACTTACCCGCCGACGCCGATTGGGCCACTCGCGAACGCGAACGCACCCGCCGCTCCGTCGCCTACCACTGCGCCGACCCGCTCGCCCCGATCCTGCTCAACCGCCCCACGCTGGACCCGCAACTCGTCGAGCTCGAATCGTCCTATATCCAGACCATCATCGCCAACGCCGCCGCCAACATCCGCAACGGCCAAGCCCTGGGCGAGCTATCGGCAGACCTCGACCCCGACAGTACCGGCGCCTACATCATCGGCGGATTCCGCCACGGCATCGCCCACCAACTCCGCATCACCCCGACCCCAACCCCCGACCAGGTCACCGAGCGACTGTGGCGCCTGATCGCCGCCACCCTCGAAATCACCTGA
- a CDS encoding phytanoyl-CoA dioxygenase family protein, which translates to MGVEVSSILDMGGDLAGSHRRTASSGAGVDSAVAEADLAAVQRDGYVILPDLLTPEQLDAIREAVAPLLDHKGRNRFEGHATQRVYSVLNKTRVCDRLADHPRVLALLDRLFLPNYLLSMLQIINILPGEKAQMLHTDDGFYPLPRPRKALGAATIWAIDDFTADNGATDIVPNSHWLGSEIPDEAGREPVVMAAGSCVFFLGTLWHGGGANRSAAPRLAVTAQYCEPWLRPQEAFTLSTTRDTVRAVSEDIRRMLGYSIHPPFIGQVDGMHPKRLLEPGAQPV; encoded by the coding sequence ATGGGTGTCGAAGTGTCGTCGATACTGGATATGGGCGGCGATCTGGCCGGCTCGCATCGCCGCACCGCGAGCAGCGGTGCCGGCGTCGACTCGGCGGTCGCCGAGGCGGATCTGGCCGCGGTGCAGCGGGACGGGTATGTGATCCTGCCCGATCTGCTCACCCCCGAACAGCTCGACGCGATCCGCGAAGCCGTGGCGCCGCTGTTGGATCACAAGGGCCGCAACCGATTCGAAGGGCACGCGACCCAGCGGGTGTACAGCGTATTGAACAAGACTCGTGTCTGCGACCGGCTTGCCGACCATCCGCGGGTGCTGGCCTTGCTGGATCGGTTGTTCCTGCCGAACTATCTGTTGTCGATGCTGCAGATAATCAACATTCTGCCGGGTGAAAAGGCGCAGATGTTGCACACCGACGACGGCTTCTACCCGCTACCCAGACCGAGAAAAGCGTTGGGGGCCGCCACGATCTGGGCGATCGACGATTTCACCGCCGACAACGGTGCCACCGACATCGTCCCCAACAGCCATTGGCTGGGCAGCGAGATACCCGACGAGGCCGGACGTGAACCTGTGGTGATGGCAGCCGGCTCGTGCGTGTTCTTCCTCGGCACGCTGTGGCACGGCGGCGGCGCCAACCGCTCCGCCGCCCCCCGATTGGCCGTCACCGCTCAATATTGCGAGCCATGGCTGCGCCCGCAGGAAGCGTTCACCCTGTCGACCACCCGCGACACTGTGCGCGCCGTATCCGAGGACATTCGCCGCATGCTCGGTTACAGCATCCATCCGCCGTTCATCGGCCAGGTCGACGGCATGCACCCCAAACGTCTCCTCGAACCCGGCGCCCAACCCGTGTAA
- a CDS encoding MarR family winged helix-turn-helix transcriptional regulator has translation MVNPPKQQLIEDLMRAVTDLKNASGIADQAISDSLGLNRTDARCLSCLIIRGPMTASELAETAGLKPGALTFAVDRLQKAGLAHRTSDQQDRRRVIVTASDQARQLADQVWEQTITDTQTQLSNYTSSQLQLLTEFVRQQVDQQQQLAQRIRNWNYQQQPHIKTRPAPGTPT, from the coding sequence GTGGTGAATCCTCCGAAACAGCAGCTGATCGAAGATCTGATGCGCGCCGTGACGGACCTCAAGAACGCCTCCGGCATCGCCGACCAGGCCATCAGCGACAGCCTCGGTCTCAACCGCACCGACGCACGCTGCCTGTCCTGCCTGATCATCCGCGGCCCGATGACAGCCAGCGAACTCGCCGAAACAGCCGGGCTGAAACCAGGCGCACTCACCTTCGCGGTCGACCGATTGCAGAAGGCCGGCCTCGCTCATCGCACGTCCGATCAGCAAGACCGCCGCAGGGTGATCGTCACAGCCTCCGACCAAGCGCGGCAACTCGCCGACCAAGTATGGGAACAGACCATCACCGACACACAAACCCAGCTGAGCAACTACACATCCAGCCAGCTACAACTGCTGACCGAATTCGTCCGACAACAAGTCGACCAACAACAACAACTCGCCCAACGCATCCGCAACTGGAACTACCAACAGCAACCACACATCAAAACCCGCCCCGCACCCGGCACCCCCACATGA